In Xenorhabdus ishibashii, the following are encoded in one genomic region:
- a CDS encoding phage major capsid protein, whose product MKKLLELRQQKADLTQQMRSLLTKAEDEKRSLNADEAKQFDELRSQSGALNAEIARYEALSDEERNQAKNQPASKTLSNDELRHYIVTGETRTLSTSVPSEGGYTVIPELNKQIMQQLADESVMRRICTIKTTRSNEYKQLVSVGGAAVAHGEEGKARSETATPTMEEVSIKLFPIYAYPKTTQEIIDFSDVDILGWLTSEIADTFVDTEETDLVSGDGSKKAKGFLSYPRDTQADKARAFGTLQKLEVAKLEADSLIDLKFLLRNKYRKNAVWVMNSTTAAKVQKLKNGNGDYIWRERLQAGDPDMLLGLPVHYLEFMPDDAIGLGDFKRGYFIVDHDTGTRTRPDNITEPGYYKVHTDKYLGGGLVDSNAIKVLEIKGTKAG is encoded by the coding sequence ATGAAGAAATTACTCGAATTACGCCAGCAAAAAGCCGATTTAACCCAGCAGATGCGTTCTCTTCTCACCAAAGCCGAAGACGAAAAGCGCTCTCTTAATGCCGATGAAGCTAAACAGTTTGACGAGCTGCGCAGTCAGTCCGGTGCCCTGAATGCAGAAATCGCCCGTTATGAGGCTTTATCGGATGAAGAGCGAAATCAGGCCAAGAACCAGCCCGCCAGTAAAACACTCAGCAATGATGAACTGCGTCACTATATCGTGACCGGAGAAACCCGCACCTTGTCTACGAGCGTACCCTCCGAAGGTGGCTATACCGTTATCCCTGAGCTGAATAAACAGATCATGCAGCAACTGGCTGATGAGTCGGTTATGCGCCGGATTTGTACGATTAAGACCACGCGTAGTAATGAGTATAAACAGCTTGTTTCGGTCGGGGGTGCAGCCGTCGCCCACGGGGAAGAAGGCAAGGCACGCAGTGAGACAGCCACACCGACGATGGAAGAAGTCAGCATCAAGCTGTTTCCGATTTATGCCTACCCTAAGACTACCCAAGAAATCATCGATTTTAGCGATGTCGATATTTTAGGCTGGTTAACCTCAGAAATTGCAGATACGTTTGTTGATACCGAAGAAACCGATCTTGTGAGTGGTGACGGCAGCAAGAAAGCGAAAGGCTTCCTGTCTTATCCTCGTGATACCCAAGCCGATAAAGCCCGTGCGTTCGGTACGTTGCAAAAGCTGGAAGTTGCCAAACTGGAAGCCGATAGCCTGATTGACCTGAAATTCCTGCTCAGGAACAAATACCGTAAAAATGCGGTGTGGGTGATGAACTCCACGACGGCTGCCAAAGTGCAGAAGCTGAAAAACGGCAACGGTGATTACATCTGGCGCGAACGTCTGCAAGCAGGTGATCCTGATATGTTACTGGGCTTGCCTGTCCATTATCTCGAATTTATGCCGGATGATGCTATCGGTCTGGGTGACTTCAAACGCGGTTACTTCATCGTTGACCATGATACCGGCACACGCACCCGTCCTGACAATATCACCGAACCGGGGTACTACAAGGTACACACGGATAAATATTTGGGTGGTGGTCTGGTGGATTCCAACGCAATCAAAGTGCTCGAAATCAAAGGCACGAAAGCGGGTTAA
- a CDS encoding terminase large subunit, whose protein sequence is MNAWEQYAFDIKNGNIPACKRVKQAVKRYFNDLNNPLYMFDTEVVERFVGFSRLCPHVKGHLRGKPIMLEPWQQFAFANLFGFKVKATGRRKYRSAYIQVPRKNAKSTVAAILANWFLVMENGQQDIYTAAVSRDQARIVFDDARQMCLLSKPLKKRVSIQQHKVTYTKSNSLLKPLAAKAATIEGTNPSLAIVDEYHLHPDNAVYSALELGMGARPEGILFAITTAGSNVISACKQHYDYCCQILEGEEQNESLFALIYELDDENEIDDEALWIKANPNLNVSVDSDALHDTIQKARGIPSQWTEMLTKRFNIWCQGETPWMGEGAWKDCQSDYDENDLKGLECYAGLDLSSTGDITSICYTFPVDNELLLLTRHYLPEAQLQNPANKNRAVYRQWAQMGWIRTTTGDCIDYDRIRDDILKDSQHFDIKLVGFDTWNATHLRTQLQGAGLDVEPFPQTYMRYSPVAKSAEVFVNRKIIRHNGDPVLAWAMSNVVMETDANANIKPNKKKSANKIDPAIAFLMSFGTWQAEHEEFAFSLNEEQKQRLADFDGI, encoded by the coding sequence ATGAACGCATGGGAACAGTACGCTTTTGATATCAAAAACGGCAATATTCCGGCCTGTAAACGGGTAAAACAGGCCGTGAAACGCTACTTTAACGACCTGAATAACCCGCTTTATATGTTCGATACCGAAGTTGTAGAACGTTTTGTGGGCTTTTCCCGTCTCTGCCCGCACGTCAAAGGCCACTTGCGCGGTAAGCCGATTATGCTTGAACCGTGGCAACAGTTCGCCTTTGCGAATCTGTTCGGCTTCAAGGTTAAGGCCACCGGTCGCCGGAAATACCGCAGTGCTTATATTCAGGTGCCGCGCAAAAATGCCAAATCCACGGTAGCCGCGATACTGGCTAACTGGTTTCTGGTGATGGAGAACGGGCAGCAGGATATTTACACCGCCGCCGTGAGTCGGGATCAGGCGCGTATTGTGTTTGATGATGCCCGCCAGATGTGCCTGCTTTCAAAACCACTCAAGAAGCGGGTATCTATCCAGCAACACAAAGTGACTTATACCAAGAGCAACAGCCTGTTAAAACCGTTGGCAGCCAAAGCCGCCACGATTGAGGGTACTAACCCCAGCCTTGCTATTGTCGATGAGTATCATTTGCACCCCGATAACGCGGTTTACTCTGCCCTTGAATTGGGGATGGGCGCCCGTCCCGAAGGCATTCTGTTTGCCATTACTACGGCAGGCAGTAACGTGATATCCGCCTGTAAACAGCACTATGATTATTGCTGTCAGATATTGGAGGGTGAAGAACAAAATGAATCCCTGTTTGCCCTGATCTACGAACTGGACGACGAGAACGAGATTGATGATGAAGCCCTCTGGATAAAGGCTAATCCTAACCTGAATGTTTCCGTAGACAGTGATGCTTTGCACGACACAATCCAGAAAGCACGAGGCATTCCCTCGCAATGGACTGAGATGCTCACCAAACGCTTTAATATCTGGTGTCAGGGTGAAACGCCGTGGATGGGTGAAGGCGCATGGAAAGACTGCCAGTCAGACTATGACGAAAACGACCTCAAAGGCTTGGAATGCTACGCTGGATTAGATTTATCTTCAACGGGGGATATCACCAGTATCTGTTACACGTTCCCCGTGGATAACGAACTGTTATTACTGACCCGCCATTACTTGCCGGAAGCCCAGCTACAGAACCCTGCTAATAAGAATCGGGCAGTGTATCGCCAATGGGCACAAATGGGCTGGATACGTACCACGACCGGCGATTGTATTGATTATGACCGTATCCGTGATGACATTCTCAAGGATAGCCAGCACTTTGATATCAAACTGGTGGGCTTTGACACATGGAACGCCACACACTTACGCACACAACTACAGGGTGCAGGGCTGGATGTTGAGCCGTTCCCGCAAACCTACATGCGGTATAGTCCCGTAGCTAAATCCGCCGAAGTCTTTGTTAACCGCAAAATCATTCGTCACAATGGCGATCCGGTTCTCGCATGGGCGATGTCTAATGTCGTAATGGAGACAGACGCGAACGCCAATATCAAGCCGAACAAGAAGAAGTCCGCGAATAAAATAGACCCTGCAATTGCGTTTCTGATGAGTTTTGGTACATGGCAGGCAGAGCATGAAGAGTTTGCTTTTAGTCTCAATGAGGAGCAGAAGCAGCGGCTGGCTGACTTTGACGGTATTTAG
- a CDS encoding helix-turn-helix transcriptional regulator: MAMKFTSPTPQERQSILNEYGEKYDRRIREKECEHLSSLSRSRRWVLEEEGKFPKRVPLGRNSVSWLLSDVLWWVRNPPTVENVNNPYSRKSN; the protein is encoded by the coding sequence ATGGCAATGAAGTTTACATCACCGACACCACAAGAACGACAATCAATTTTAAATGAGTATGGCGAGAAATATGATCGTCGAATCAGGGAAAAAGAATGTGAGCATCTTTCCAGTTTATCGCGTTCTCGTCGTTGGGTATTAGAGGAAGAAGGTAAATTTCCTAAACGCGTTCCATTGGGGCGTAATTCCGTCTCATGGTTATTAAGTGATGTTTTGTGGTGGGTACGTAATCCTCCAACAGTAGAGAACGTAAATAACCCCTATAGCCGAAAATCAAATTAA
- a CDS encoding tyrosine-type recombinase/integrase, with the protein MAVNKLSDKKLKSLYGKPVEKQQTIADGNGLSIRLSKQGTISFVFFYRLYGRESAPIWLTLGKYPDLSLKVAREQRDKCRAWLAKGKDPRIQIKIIKEDTLKPVTVKDAIEYWLNNYATNKRKAAIYIRGCFSKHIYSEIGNIPLNECTLSMWIRCFDKIKENAPVQAGSLLKISQQALKFCRVRKYAISHEIDDLDVGDVGEKANRRDRVLTNDELRDVWLYINKEYDNHIMSHENRIILRFLIVFGCRLSEIRLSKWDEWDFSNNIWRVPPEHSKNGREIIRPIPSNFKNWLLLLNQSTKKREYVIGFDVKQCTASVTIAKIWKRLNHKEKWTAHDIRRVFATILSDNGFEHNVVEQLLGHSLNGVSGIYNRSQYIEQKRNALYWWVNYLDSLIEEEIENDTYIHS; encoded by the coding sequence ATGGCTGTAAACAAGCTCAGTGATAAAAAGCTCAAATCCTTGTACGGTAAACCTGTTGAAAAACAGCAGACGATAGCGGACGGGAACGGGTTATCAATCAGATTAAGTAAACAAGGGACAATCAGCTTTGTTTTCTTCTACCGCCTGTATGGGCGTGAAAGTGCGCCGATATGGTTAACATTGGGTAAATACCCCGATTTAAGCCTTAAAGTTGCAAGAGAGCAAAGAGATAAATGCAGGGCATGGTTAGCTAAAGGGAAAGATCCACGAATACAAATAAAAATAATAAAAGAAGATACGTTAAAACCTGTCACCGTGAAAGATGCCATAGAATATTGGCTCAATAATTATGCCACCAATAAACGAAAAGCAGCAATCTATATTAGAGGTTGTTTTTCTAAACATATTTACTCAGAGATTGGAAATATTCCATTAAATGAATGCACATTATCAATGTGGATTAGATGCTTTGATAAAATTAAAGAGAATGCACCAGTGCAAGCGGGATCTCTTTTGAAAATCTCACAACAGGCATTGAAATTTTGCCGAGTAAGAAAATATGCAATTAGCCATGAGATAGATGATTTGGATGTTGGTGATGTGGGTGAAAAAGCTAATAGAAGAGACAGAGTGTTAACTAATGATGAATTACGTGATGTATGGCTCTATATAAATAAAGAATATGATAACCACATTATGTCTCACGAAAACAGAATTATTCTTCGGTTTTTAATCGTTTTTGGGTGTAGGCTTTCCGAAATACGTCTATCGAAATGGGATGAATGGGATTTTTCAAACAATATATGGAGAGTGCCGCCAGAGCACAGTAAAAATGGCAGGGAAATAATCAGACCGATCCCCAGTAATTTTAAAAACTGGTTGTTGTTATTGAACCAATCAACAAAAAAGAGAGAATATGTCATTGGCTTTGATGTCAAACAATGTACGGCAAGTGTGACTATTGCGAAAATATGGAAAAGATTAAACCACAAAGAAAAGTGGACAGCGCACGATATACGAAGAGTGTTTGCTACCATACTCAGTGATAACGGATTTGAACATAACGTGGTTGAACAACTATTAGGCCATTCACTCAATGGAGTCTCTGGAATATATAATCGAAGTCAATATATTGAACAAAAAAGAAATGCACTCTACTGGTGGGTGAATTATTTAGACTCTTTAATTGAGGAGGAAATAGAAAATGATACATATATTCACTCGTGA
- a CDS encoding HK97 family phage prohead protease — MKNDFEIRTASLSASDKKLTGYVIKWNSRSQVLWDEFVEQFAPNAFSTSLTAGTDVRALYEHDHMNLLGRTTSGTLQLAEDATGLRFELTPPDTQLGRDVLALVERGDISGMSFGFRAIKDQWDVGQEPYLRTVLEAELREITVTSLPAYPESGVEIAKRSLNRVKPNNVDLRHYWLQLSEV; from the coding sequence ATGAAAAATGATTTTGAAATCCGCACCGCTTCCCTGTCTGCCAGTGATAAGAAACTGACCGGTTATGTCATTAAGTGGAACAGCCGATCACAAGTTTTGTGGGATGAGTTTGTCGAGCAGTTCGCCCCGAATGCGTTTAGCACCAGCTTAACGGCGGGTACAGATGTCAGGGCGCTTTATGAACATGATCACATGAACCTGTTAGGCCGTACTACGTCTGGTACATTGCAGCTTGCCGAAGATGCCACCGGATTACGCTTTGAGTTAACCCCGCCTGATACCCAATTAGGGCGTGATGTACTGGCACTAGTTGAACGGGGTGATATTTCCGGTATGTCTTTTGGCTTTCGAGCTATCAAAGATCAGTGGGATGTGGGTCAGGAGCCTTATCTGAGAACCGTTTTAGAAGCGGAACTACGGGAAATCACTGTCACCAGTTTACCCGCCTACCCTGAAAGCGGTGTTGAGATTGCCAAGCGTTCGCTGAATAGGGTTAAGCCTAACAATGTTGATTTGCGTCATTACTGGCTGCAACTGTCCGAGGTGTAA
- a CDS encoding head-tail connector protein gives MSNPLITLDEIKQHCRIDESDTLEDTLLQGYANAALEVCQQHIGKRFDDGLVFSPAIKVGCLLYIGLLYETRSMVADKELKEIPFTIKSLWSVYRDVGVY, from the coding sequence ATGAGTAACCCTCTCATAACATTGGACGAAATCAAACAACATTGCCGGATAGATGAAAGTGATACGTTAGAAGATACCTTACTTCAAGGTTATGCCAATGCTGCCTTAGAAGTCTGCCAGCAACATATCGGCAAGCGCTTTGATGATGGCTTGGTATTCAGTCCGGCGATCAAAGTTGGCTGTTTACTTTATATCGGTTTACTGTATGAAACTCGTTCGATGGTGGCAGATAAGGAACTGAAAGAAATCCCGTTCACCATCAAATCATTATGGTCTGTCTATCGTGATGTAGGAGTCTACTGA
- a CDS encoding helix-turn-helix transcriptional regulator produces the protein MIHIFTREELEYSDELDRLIREEECEWLTSLGRRHRSYLEKNGKFPLKITIGPQTKVYRLSEIQAWIKGTWKPE, from the coding sequence ATGATACATATATTCACTCGTGAAGAATTAGAATATTCAGATGAACTTGATAGACTAATTAGAGAAGAAGAGTGTGAATGGTTAACCTCATTAGGAAGAAGACACAGGTCATATCTTGAAAAAAATGGCAAGTTTCCTTTAAAAATAACGATAGGTCCACAAACTAAAGTTTATCGATTGTCTGAAATTCAGGCATGGATAAAAGGCACTTGGAAGCCAGAATAA
- a CDS encoding phage terminase small subunit P27 family, whose amino-acid sequence MARAPKPPVYLNEIAAEQWKSKAKILNEREDLSPADWNNLELYCVNYAIYRKAVEDIEVRGFAVEGSRGAATSNPSLKAKADAEKIMIKMSSLLGFDPVSRRRNPVESDEPDDLDVLMA is encoded by the coding sequence ATGGCAAGAGCACCCAAACCCCCCGTTTATTTAAATGAGATTGCCGCCGAGCAATGGAAATCAAAAGCCAAAATCCTCAACGAACGGGAAGATCTCAGCCCAGCAGACTGGAACAACTTAGAACTCTATTGCGTTAACTATGCGATTTACCGTAAAGCCGTTGAAGACATTGAAGTGCGCGGGTTCGCAGTGGAAGGTTCACGCGGTGCAGCGACCAGTAACCCCTCACTGAAAGCGAAAGCCGATGCGGAAAAAATCATGATAAAAATGTCGTCATTGCTGGGCTTTGATCCGGTTTCCCGCCGCCGAAATCCGGTAGAAAGCGATGAACCCGACGATTTAGATGTGCTGATGGCCTGA
- a CDS encoding Rha family transcriptional regulator, with protein MTSKNMALNGQGLAHTENSQELILVQHRTESRIDSRLFAKRIGIQHKSLYELIRKNTKNLRQFGILPFQTERLNTEQLGERKHKYALLNEDQFDFMCRLIRGRDHDLMVQFKLDVTKAFAKKRAAEPIRREYLPNYHESRDALRDLGAERHHYINLARTENRFAGLLDGERQNADEQQLGLLVCIQKIEQAAFQDARNAGQSPTQALREVSRRIELFATLMNPTGRIGG; from the coding sequence ATGACATCTAAAAATATGGCCTTAAATGGTCAGGGACTTGCTCACACTGAAAACAGCCAAGAGCTTATTTTGGTTCAGCATAGAACTGAATCGAGAATTGATTCACGCCTGTTTGCTAAGCGCATCGGAATTCAGCATAAGAGCCTTTATGAATTAATTAGGAAGAACACTAAGAATTTAAGGCAGTTTGGAATCCTTCCGTTTCAAACGGAGCGATTAAATACTGAGCAACTTGGTGAACGTAAGCATAAATACGCCTTGCTCAATGAAGACCAGTTCGACTTTATGTGCCGACTTATTAGAGGGCGTGATCATGATCTGATGGTTCAGTTTAAGCTGGATGTAACAAAAGCCTTTGCTAAGAAGCGAGCTGCTGAACCTATACGTCGTGAATATCTGCCTAACTATCATGAATCCCGTGATGCTTTACGTGATCTGGGCGCAGAACGTCACCATTACATCAACCTTGCTCGTACTGAGAATCGCTTTGCGGGTTTACTGGATGGTGAACGCCAGAACGCAGATGAGCAACAGTTAGGATTACTTGTCTGTATTCAGAAGATTGAACAGGCTGCTTTTCAAGATGCAAGGAATGCAGGGCAATCACCAACACAAGCACTGAGGGAAGTAAGCCGCCGTATTGAGCTGTTCGCAACACTAATGAACCCTACAGGGCGCATTGGAGGCTAA
- a CDS encoding terminase large subunit, with protein sequence ARPEGILFAITTAGSNVISACKQHYDYCCQILEGEEQNESLFALIYELDDENEIDDEALWIKANPNLNVSVDSDALHDTIQKARGIPSQWTEMLTKRFNIWCQGETPWMGEGAWKDCQSDYDENDLKGLECYAGLDLSSTGDITSICYTFPVDNELLLLTRHYLPEAQLQNPANKNRAVYRQWAQMGWIRTTTGDCIDYDRIRDDILKDSQHFDIKLVGFDTWNATHLRTQLQGAGLDVEPFPQTYMRYSPVAKSAEVFVNRKIIRHNGDPVLAWAMSNVVMETDANANIKPNKKKSANKIDPAIAFLMSFGTWQAEHEEFAFSLNEEQKQRLADFDGI encoded by the coding sequence GCGCCCGTCCCGAAGGCATTCTGTTTGCCATTACTACGGCAGGCAGTAACGTGATATCCGCCTGTAAACAGCACTATGATTATTGCTGTCAGATATTGGAGGGTGAAGAACAAAATGAATCCCTGTTTGCCCTGATCTACGAACTGGACGACGAGAACGAGATTGATGATGAAGCCCTCTGGATAAAGGCTAATCCTAACCTGAATGTTTCCGTAGACAGTGATGCTTTGCACGACACAATCCAGAAAGCACGAGGCATTCCCTCGCAATGGACTGAGATGCTCACCAAACGCTTTAATATCTGGTGTCAGGGTGAAACGCCGTGGATGGGTGAAGGCGCATGGAAAGACTGCCAGTCAGACTATGACGAAAACGACCTCAAAGGCTTGGAATGCTACGCTGGATTAGATTTATCTTCAACGGGGGATATCACCAGTATCTGTTACACGTTCCCCGTGGATAACGAACTGTTATTACTGACCCGCCATTACTTGCCGGAAGCCCAGCTACAGAACCCTGCTAATAAGAATCGGGCAGTGTATCGCCAATGGGCACAAATGGGCTGGATACGTACCACGACCGGCGATTGTATTGATTATGACCGTATCCGTGATGACATTCTCAAGGATAGCCAGCACTTTGATATCAAACTGGTGGGCTTTGACACATGGAACGCCACACACTTACGCACACAACTACAGGGTGCAGGGCTGGATGTTGAGCCGTTCCCGCAAACCTACATGCGGTATAGTCCCGTAGCTAAATCCGCCGAAGTCTTTGTTAACCGCAAAATCATTCGTCACAATGGCGATCCGGTTCTCGCATGGGCGATGTCTAATGTCGTAATGGAGACAGACGCGAACGCCAATATCAAGCCGAACAAGAAGAAGTCCGCGAATAAAATAGACCCTGCAATTGCGTTTCTGATGAGTTTTGGTACATGGCAGGCAGAGCATGAAGAGTTTGCTTTTAGTCTCAATGAGGAGCAGAAGCAGCGGCTGGCTGACTTTGACGGTATTTAG
- a CDS encoding phage portal protein has translation MWPFKRKAAETRSVSIDEFLSLAGISNTKSGEHVSPSTAEGLPAVMNAVTVISEAVATMPCYLYRVQHQNGKESREWLSDHPVDYLLNEYPNDCQTPFQFKRTLMRHCLLNGNAYAVIVWGKDGQPQSLHPYPPSAVVPQRLSDHRFAYTITEPYSGKVKTYLQEEVLHLRYATEDGFLGRSPVTICRETLGLGLAQQRHGASIMKEGMMAAGVIKAADWLDGIKGNKALEALERYKGARNAGKTPILEGGMEYQQLGMSNQDAEWLASRRFTIEDIARMFNVSPIFLQEYSNSTYSNFSEASRAFLTITMRPWLANFEQQIKSALLMNSPKRGIRYQVEFDTADLLRANPKERFQSYETAIKSGVMCPNEAREREGLSPRDGGDEFSQAWKQEVSIKKTEVKDE, from the coding sequence ATGTGGCCTTTTAAGCGTAAAGCCGCTGAGACTCGCAGTGTCAGTATTGATGAGTTTCTTTCTCTGGCAGGTATATCTAACACCAAATCAGGCGAGCATGTTTCACCGTCTACAGCCGAAGGCTTACCCGCCGTGATGAATGCTGTCACGGTGATTAGTGAAGCCGTGGCGACCATGCCTTGCTATCTCTATCGGGTTCAGCACCAGAACGGCAAGGAGTCCCGCGAATGGCTCAGTGATCACCCCGTGGATTATTTGCTCAATGAATACCCGAATGACTGCCAGACGCCTTTTCAGTTTAAGCGAACCCTGATGCGTCATTGCTTACTCAATGGTAATGCGTATGCAGTCATAGTCTGGGGAAAAGACGGACAGCCACAATCGTTGCACCCTTACCCACCGTCAGCGGTTGTGCCGCAACGATTATCGGATCACCGCTTTGCTTACACCATTACCGAACCTTATAGCGGCAAGGTCAAAACCTACCTACAAGAAGAAGTATTGCATTTGCGTTATGCCACCGAAGATGGCTTTTTGGGGCGTTCGCCAGTCACCATCTGCCGTGAAACACTGGGTTTGGGGCTGGCACAACAGCGCCACGGTGCCAGCATAATGAAAGAGGGCATGATGGCAGCGGGCGTGATTAAAGCCGCTGACTGGCTGGATGGCATCAAGGGCAATAAGGCACTGGAAGCCCTCGAACGTTATAAGGGCGCTCGCAATGCAGGGAAAACGCCCATTCTTGAGGGGGGGATGGAATACCAACAGTTAGGCATGAGCAACCAAGATGCGGAATGGCTGGCCTCTCGTCGCTTCACGATTGAAGATATTGCCCGTATGTTCAATGTCAGCCCGATCTTCCTGCAAGAGTATTCGAACAGTACCTACAGTAATTTTAGCGAAGCATCACGCGCTTTTCTGACGATCACCATGCGCCCGTGGCTGGCTAACTTTGAGCAGCAAATCAAGTCCGCCTTGCTGATGAACTCACCAAAACGAGGCATTCGCTACCAAGTTGAATTTGACACAGCCGATCTACTGCGAGCCAATCCGAAAGAACGCTTTCAGAGCTACGAGACGGCGATTAAATCCGGTGTGATGTGCCCGAATGAAGCCCGTGAACGCGAGGGATTATCCCCCCGTGATGGTGGCGATGAGTTTAGCCAGGCATGGAAGCAAGAGGTCAGTATTAAAAAAACAGAGGTGAAAGATGAGTAA
- a CDS encoding HNH endonuclease, which yields MPWQPLKRCSYPNCRERVKSGRCEQHKREARRQQDSKRGSRRERGYTPAWDKYRLQFLKSNPLCVHCFKVGVYAPATIVDHIIPIDGGSDVLFWPDFNHQPLCNSCHSRKTVTTDPTTKQRRKNGEYRELEAKAAQRNNWIHEYNQDA from the coding sequence ATGCCGTGGCAACCGTTAAAGCGCTGTAGCTATCCCAATTGCCGTGAGCGGGTCAAGTCTGGTCGCTGTGAGCAGCACAAACGGGAAGCTAGACGACAACAGGACAGTAAACGAGGCTCAAGGCGTGAGCGAGGTTATACCCCTGCATGGGATAAATACCGTCTGCAATTCCTTAAGTCCAATCCGCTGTGTGTGCATTGTTTCAAGGTAGGTGTGTATGCCCCAGCGACGATTGTGGATCATATCATACCCATTGACGGTGGTAGTGATGTGCTGTTTTGGCCTGACTTCAATCACCAGCCGCTATGTAATAGCTGCCACAGTCGAAAGACCGTGACCACTGACCCAACAACGAAACAGCGGCGTAAGAATGGGGAATATCGGGAACTGGAAGCAAAGGCAGCCCAGCGCAATAACTGGATTCATGAGTATAACCAAGATGCGTGA